The Candidatus Eisenbacteria bacterium sequence AGGGCTCGGATAGCGTTCTGAGCCACAGGGACTTCTGAACTGGTAATGAACTTGAGAAGTACGGGAACAGCTTCAGGATTAGCGAGATGCCCAAGAGTGACAACAACGCGGTTGCGCTCAACAGGGGAGGCATTCGGATCAGCAAGCGTTGCTATGCTTGTTCGGAAGGCCTCCGCTTGGTCGGGTATTGAAGAGTCCACTTCGCGCAGTCTGGTTTCCTTTTTCTCCGAGAACCTCGGCGCGACAGTACGGAAGAATTCACCAACACGGGCAATTGCCTGCTTCTGGATATCCGCTTCTTGGGGTTGAGTACTCATCTCGGGCGCGGCAAGTCCCAATTTGTCTTGTAGTGCCCTCACTCGCGATTCGAGCCGGTGTTCAGGTTCGATCCGCAAGACGGGCGAGTACTCGTCACGCAGGCGCCATAATCAACGCATCCATTCGTTCTTGGAATATCTTGTCCTGCTTACTGTGTGTCGCCGCCTCAATGGGATTCTCTTGAATAGCAGCGAGAATCTCACGGGCTCTTTTGTCGTCATGCAGAGAGTTATGGTAGATTCGCGCCATCTCATACCGCGCCCAGTCGGCCGTCCGTTCAGGGTATGCTTCCATGAATGATTCGTAGAGTTGGACTGCTTCCTGTGCGTCAGTGGTCAGTTCACTGGGCG is a genomic window containing:
- a CDS encoding HEAT repeat domain-containing protein, with translation MSTQPQEADIQKQAIARVGEFFRTVAPRFSEKKETRLREVDSSIPDQAEAFRTSIATLADPNASPVERNRVVVTLGHLANPEAVPVLLKFITSSEVPVAQNAIRALGEIKDTRSVPPLLKLVEDPPQLEEEDVHVLQARAISALGAIGDASALDALKKVATRAELPENLRESVKTAMHRIEKRRSQTSTESPANTTAR